CTGCCACGTCACGGCCAGCTTGCGTCCAAGGAAGCTCTCGGCTTCGCCCTGGTGATAGAGAGTCTGTCCGTGGCATCCCACCAGCTCGCACTTCGTTGCCGAGCGTCGCTGAGTCTCCAGCACGGCGTCCGCATAGAGTTCCGCGAGCAGGAAGTTCAATCGCGCGAGGTCCGCCACGCTCGCGGCCGTGGCGTTCATCATGGAGAGTACGGTCCGACGCACCGCGCCTGGGTAAGGGAACTCCTCGTGCGCCAGCAGTTCGAATCGCGTGCGGAAGCCGCTGCCCGCGAGGCGCACCAGCGCCACGTTGATGCCGTCCGCCGATGTTCCACTCATCACACCCGCAACAATCACGCTCGCCTCGTTCCCTAAACAGACCCCGCCATCGCGGTCATAGAAGCCAACCGCACCCGCTCAGTGAACTCCCAGTTCAGCCTGCGCAACTTGTCCACCATTGCCTGCGTCGGTACCGACACTGGCCTGTGCTTCAGTTCTGCTGATTTCTTTTTGAATGTAAGCACGCGTTTGGCCGCCGTCTCCACCAGCCTGGCGAACCGCTTGTCGCGCTCGGCCTCGCGGAGAACCGCATTGTATGTGCGCCAAACATGCTCATCGTTGCGGCATACCAGGAAGATATCGGCGCCGGCGCGTATCGTCTCCACCGCGGCGTTTTCGATCGAGGCCGCCGCCAGCACGCCGCCCATCTCCAGATCGTCCGAGATAACCAGCCCTTTGTAGCCGATCTTCTTGCGCAGAATCTCGGCGATCCACTTCTTCGAGATAGAAGCTGGAGTTGAATCCTTCGTTACCGCCGGATACGCCCCATGGGCAACCATCACGAACGGCAACTCTCGCCGCATCGTCCTGTACGGCACAAGGTCCTCGTCCCACAGCTTCTTCCACGACTTCTCGATCGAGGGCAGCTTGTGGTGCGTGTCCAGGTTGGCCTCCCCGAGCCCGGGGAAGTGCTTGCCGCAGCCCAGCACGTGCTCGTCCTTCAATCCCTTCAGGAACCCGCGCGCATACGCCACCGTATCGGTTGCGTTCGGGGAAGCCGTGCGTGACGTCATCACCGTCTTCGACGCCTCAAAGCCGAGGTCCACCACGGGAGCAAAGTCCACGTTGAAGCCGAGCAGGTGCACTTCCTTACCAATCAGTTGCCCATGCTTGCGAAACAGCCTCTTGTCGCCCGTGGCGAACACGTCGGCGACGGACGGCGCGGGTGCGATCACGTCTTTCAGGCGGTCTACGGTGCCGCCTTCCATGTCCACGCACAGGAGCATGGGCGTCGCGACCGACTTCTGGCACTCACGCAAAAGAGCGTGCGTCTGCGCCGGCGACTCGATGTTGCGCGAGAACAGGATGACCCCACCCGGCTGCATTGTTGCCAGCGTCGCCCGTAGCTTCGCGGACACCTCTGTACCATCAAAGCCAAAAGTAAGCAGTTGTCCGATTTGGGAGGGAATATCTTTGGGCATCGAGTTCACCTGTTAAGCATCAGCGCGATGCAGAAAATCTCGCTAAGAGTTTCTGCTGAGCGCAGCGAAGCATCTGCTCTCTGTAGCGAAATTGTTCGATTCTCGCCAACGATTCCAGCCAACAAGGAAACCGTAGAAGTTTCGCAATAATACGCACACGCAATCGATAGCAATAGCGGGGACGACGGATCGTTTCCCCCGTCCTTGTTACTTCACTACGAG
This genomic interval from Clostridia bacterium contains the following:
- the nagZ gene encoding beta-N-acetylhexosaminidase produces the protein MPKDIPSQIGQLLTFGFDGTEVSAKLRATLATMQPGGVILFSRNIESPAQTHALLRECQKSVATPMLLCVDMEGGTVDRLKDVIAPAPSVADVFATGDKRLFRKHGQLIGKEVHLLGFNVDFAPVVDLGFEASKTVMTSRTASPNATDTVAYARGFLKGLKDEHVLGCGKHFPGLGEANLDTHHKLPSIEKSWKKLWDEDLVPYRTMRRELPFVMVAHGAYPAVTKDSTPASISKKWIAEILRKKIGYKGLVISDDLEMGGVLAAASIENAAVETIRAGADIFLVCRNDEHVWRTYNAVLREAERDKRFARLVETAAKRVLTFKKKSAELKHRPVSVPTQAMVDKLRRLNWEFTERVRLASMTAMAGSV